GCGCCTGCTCTTTTTTGATCCGGTTTTAAGTGGTGATTTAGATCGTTCCTGTGCCTCTTGTCATCATCCCGATAAGGCCTATAGCGATGGCTTGCCTAAAAGTGTAGCCAAGGGAGGAGGAACGCTTAGTCGTAATGCCCCCGGGCTTTACAATGCGCTCTATGCCGAAAAGTTCTTTCACGATCTGCGGGCCGATCGCATGGAAACACAGATGGAGCATGTAATTTTTAGCGCTCAGGAATTTGACTCGGATTACCGTCGCATATTCCGTCGTTTGGAAGAAAGTGAAGAATATCAAAACCTTTTTAAAGAAGCCTTTCCAGAACAGCAGGGTCGCATAAATCGCTATTCCTTATCCAAAGCGATCATGGCCTTTTTAAGTCAGCTGCAATCCTATGATTCGCGCGTAGATCGTTATTTGCGTTCCGAATCAGAAGACCTAAGTGAAGCTGAAATTACCGGTTTAAATCTCTTTATGGGTAAGGCTGCTTGTGCTACTTGCCATTTTGTGCCCACCTTCAGTGGTTTGGTGCCGCCTCTTTACATGGAAAATGAAAGTGAGGTTCTGGGCGTATTTGAAAGCCCAGATAATAAGAAATTGGATAGTGATTTAGGTCGCTTTGGGGCGGGCGTGGTGCAGGACGAGGCTCCCTTTTTTAAGAACTCCTTTAAAACCCCAGGCCTGCGCAATGTGGAGTTTACCGCGCCTTATTTTCATAATGGTGCTTACCCGGATTTGGAGTCGGTGCTGGACTTTTATAATCAGGGCGGAGCGGCCGGAATGGGAATTCCATTGGAGCATCAAACCTTACCAGCGGATTCCTTGGAATTATCAGAACAAGAGATAAGCGCTTTGAAACAATTTATGCTGGCCTTGAGTGATACATCGCAGCAGATTATGGTTCCAGATTCCTTCCCAAAATTGAACACTATAAGTCGTAAAATTTCAACTTATTAGGTGATTAAAGTGTAGATTTTAGATGTGAATGATTTGGGCTATTCGCCACTATTTCGCAATTTTCCTTCCCATATAGGGACAGCTTATTGATTATTCCCATTTTGAGAAAATGCATCTTTGGATGGGAAGAATGACTAAGCTGTCTTTAGTTTAAGTATATTGAGGGTCAGTTAATTGAACATTTTGGTTCAAGCCTTGTTCCCTTGAATCAGTTTACAAAAATGAGAAGGTATTTCATCATCATATTACTCCTATTTGTGCCCTGGCTGAGTCGCTTGGAGGCAAATTCGGTGCTTAATGGTGAGATCTCGCTCAATGAAAACTTCTACAACGACGAAGAGGACCTGGTTTTAGATGGTAAATGGCGCTTTTACTGGAAGGAATTAATAAATCCAGAAGGTAAGGCCGATATGGAAAGCCGTCCGGTTTATGTTGACATCCTCAAGCCTTGGTCCGATTTACCTACCGAAAAGGATAATTACCACGCTAAGGGTTACGCTACTTACGAACTGAATATTTATTCCTCCCGCGCCAGCGATAAATTGGCTATCCGGGTACCTGAATTCTACAGTTCTTATGCGCTCTACTTAAATGGTGAGGAGATTTCTCAAAATGGAAAGGTAGCCGATAATATTGCCGACGCCGAACCTTATTGGTTACCCAAGGTGGTCGCAATCAAATTGAAAAAAGGATCAAATCGCTTGGTGCTTCAGGTTTCCAATTTCCATCATCACAAAGGTGGATCGGTGGCCGCTATGGCAATCGGGCCTTCCAGTCGCTTTTTCTTCTTTAAGAATATGGCCGTGGCCGGTTCCCTCTTCATTGCAGGTACGCTTCTAATTGCAGCGGTATTCTCATTGATTGTTTACTACTTCCAGAAAAACGATTTCGCCTTTCTCTTTTTCGGACTCTTTGCCTTGAGTTATATCTATCGCATTATTGGTACCGACACCTATATTTCGCATGAGGTGTTCCAAGGACTTTCATGGCATGTGGCAATTCGATTGGAGTATCTCAGTCTCTATGTTAGCGTCATATTCTTTACCTATTTCTATAAGAATTTAATTGCTCGTCGGGCTCCGGAATGGATCTTCCACACCATTGGCATTGTTTCCGGCCTCTTAGCAATATCAGTCCTTTTGCCGCCACAGAACTTTACCGCCTTTGTTGATTATTATTTGATCTTCATCGCCCTGGCCTTGGTAGCCACCACGGTGTTTTATTTACGGGCCATTCGTTGGAGCCATACCATGAGCTGGTTTACCTCCATAGCCGTTGGTTCTCTTATTTTGGTGATGGTCTTAAAGATGTCAGCCTTCTTCGGATTTGGCGTAAATCATCTTTTCTTCTCCTTCTTCCTGTATTTGGTATTTGTGGTAAGTCAGACCATCGCCTTAAGTCAGCGCTTTGGCTACAATATGCGCATGCATATTTCCCAAAGTGAAACAGCTATGGTTTCGCAGCGCAACTTTATGAATTCCGTGAGTCATGAATTACGCACTCCGATGAATGCCATCATGGGGATGACGGATTTCCTTTCCAAAACCAAATTGGAGCCGGATCAGCAAGCTAAACTGGAGACCATTCGCAAGAACAGCGAGCAG
The Croceimicrobium hydrocarbonivorans genome window above contains:
- a CDS encoding cytochrome-c peroxidase, with product MRKLVIAFFSLLLLFAVFTAFRSTESPVQEIKSRYVEDLKAFHEQSESFKQSLNSEDWDEMKLKAEFKSLRMSFKKIEFMLDYLQPQDVKDFINGAPLPKTERNAPRLVVVEPKGLQRMEELLYEAPLDLPALKKLAKDLEYQVGQVQRFSKVQNFSDRQVFEALRQGLVRITAMGITGFDTPASDEALRESAQVWQSMGDYAKLYLAYADAPELKKEIEAKWDIGQRLLDQGDFETFDRAEFIREVIEPLYGALLDLHHHLAYETAAEVYRGELPVNYESRHLFSGDFLNLSYYTGLKPKEEAFEYQKKLGRLLFFDPVLSGDLDRSCASCHHPDKAYSDGLPKSVAKGGGTLSRNAPGLYNALYAEKFFHDLRADRMETQMEHVIFSAQEFDSDYRRIFRRLEESEEYQNLFKEAFPEQQGRINRYSLSKAIMAFLSQLQSYDSRVDRYLRSESEDLSEAEITGLNLFMGKAACATCHFVPTFSGLVPPLYMENESEVLGVFESPDNKKLDSDLGRFGAGVVQDEAPFFKNSFKTPGLRNVEFTAPYFHNGAYPDLESVLDFYNQGGAAGMGIPLEHQTLPADSLELSEQEISALKQFMLALSDTSQQIMVPDSFPKLNTISRKISTY
- a CDS encoding response regulator gives rise to the protein MRRYFIIILLLFVPWLSRLEANSVLNGEISLNENFYNDEEDLVLDGKWRFYWKELINPEGKADMESRPVYVDILKPWSDLPTEKDNYHAKGYATYELNIYSSRASDKLAIRVPEFYSSYALYLNGEEISQNGKVADNIADAEPYWLPKVVAIKLKKGSNRLVLQVSNFHHHKGGSVAAMAIGPSSRFFFFKNMAVAGSLFIAGTLLIAAVFSLIVYYFQKNDFAFLFFGLFALSYIYRIIGTDTYISHEVFQGLSWHVAIRLEYLSLYVSVIFFTYFYKNLIARRAPEWIFHTIGIVSGLLAISVLLPPQNFTAFVDYYLIFIALALVATTVFYLRAIRWSHTMSWFTSIAVGSLILVMVLKMSAFFGFGVNHLFFSFFLYLVFVVSQTIALSQRFGYNMRMHISQSETAMVSQRNFMNSVSHELRTPMNAIMGMTDFLSKTKLEPDQQAKLETIRKNSEQLNNLLMDLLNFSAIDSGELKLESRKFNLKEVVDRALEQAGTDNLSSTVNFKLSYDDNIPDELAGDPERLGQVIYHIVGNAVKFTQKGIIGFDLRMESVEANRVKLHMKVTDTGIGIKPEELNKVVQAFNQGDEGNTRKHGGTGLGLTIAANIIEMMDGEMWIDSEEGKGTTVRADFVLKTPRLNLTKHAEELKEEQKTKKIEGLKILYAEDNPINQKLLVMIMKTLGYEVELANNGLEAWEMAITNNYHIIFMDVQMPKMDGIEATRRIIKDQAQRPIIIAVTANAEVADQKRCIEAGMNDFIPKPFNAKMLKEALSKWQGLLVYMEEDARNGKLRVIS